A region of the Hemitrygon akajei chromosome 11, sHemAka1.3, whole genome shotgun sequence genome:
ACTTGTATAGATAGAAAAGTGTTGATTACCAGAAGTCGGAGATTGGGGATGGGGGGTGCTTTTCACGAAGGCTGCTGGTAACTTTTGGAATTTGAAAGCGGGTCAGTGTTGAATTTGTAGCTTTTCACTTTACTCAATAATAATCCAGATGAAGGAACTGATGATATCACAGAGGAAGGTAGTCTGACCTGGACAGGTTTGAGAGTGGGAAAAGAATATAAAAAAGGGATTGTGGGGTTATATACATTGGAAGGAGGAACAAagaattattttctaaatgggaagaaatttcagaaatcagaggggTAAAgtgactgaaaggcctggatagaatggatgtggagaggatgtttgtatTAGTAGGAGACACTAGGATCCTCAGAATAAAGGCATGCCCCTTTAAACGAgctaaggaggaatttattcagccagagGGTGTTAAAGATGTGGAACCTGTTGCTAACAGGGGCacaggaggccaagtcatggggtgtatttaaggcagaatgaAATAGTTTCTAACTCTGCCATGGAATGTCTCAAGCCCAGCTGCAAAAGAGCAGGTTTGGGCATAGGGCTATCAAccacatcccataaaaacccGGAGCTGCAGAGAGACCAAAAGAAGCTCCAATTACCTCATCCCTGGCAGATAAAGATATATCTAGAAAGTGGGCTACACCTGAGAACAACTTGAAAGACAGATCCAGAACAGAGGACTCACTCTAGTGTGCTACCAACAGTGACCTGTGCCTCAGTAAGGGTGATGGGGTTAAGCTGACAGATAATGATTGGTAAGGATTTTgctggttatggggagaagtggaagatggagttcaaaaAATAgtcagccattattgaatggtggagcaaacttacAGGGTTGAATAGACTAACTGCTCCTATATCAATCTTGCGGCTGAGAGATGGGCAGCATTTGCAGTTCATTGTTGCAAGGTACCAGCGCTAACCAAGGTTGAATCAAGAAAGAAGGATCTGTTGCTCTGATCAGAGAAGAAAAATTTGCATCTCAGAGTGGACTTTCAAGAAATATATTGCAGGAAATTTTGGAGTTATGTAAACCAATTGAATGCTCCAACATCGGTATTCCAGATGGGaaaaaacaaatttcttgactCATAATGATATTGAAAGAGATAATAATAGTGGTTTTGTCTCCTGTTTATATTTGGATGTTGAATTTTTATAATTATGAGATTGCATACTTAGAGGTGCATTGGTAATTCTGTTTTGGAAAACAAAATGCTTTTTCGGGATTAATTTTTAAGGAGAGCCAGAATTACTTTTCACaatttccctggagtgtaggcaGCTGAGGGGTGACGTGACAGAGGAGTATAAAATCAACAGGGGAATCACTGGATGGTCATAGTGTTTATCTGAGTGTAGGAGAGTCTACACTCAGGCACCCGAGGAGAAACTTTTTCATACAGAGTGGAGGGTAGATGAAATGAGCTGGGAGAGCAGGCTGTAGAGACAGGTATAATTACACTGTGGAAGAGACATCTAAACAATTCCACAGTTAGAGATCATTTAGATGGATATGAGCCAAATGTGAGTAAATGTGAGTGACTAGGTCAGATAGACATTGGTAGGCATGGATGAGTTTGGCTGAATGGACTGTTTCCTTGTTGTACAACTCTACCTATCTATGTTTTAAGTGTAAAGCTTGCTTTGAGTAGTGAGTTATGGTGTGTTGTTGAAACGTAAGAGCCATATGGAGAGATTTCGATCTCCTATTTCAGACGTTTTTCTGTTCAGAAATCTCTGCTGTGAGATTGATTCATTTATAATGGAATGAAAAGTGGCTGCCAGGCAAACAGACATTTGTTGGCTCAATGGTTTAATGTCCAAGTTCTTTATTCTTTGTTGTTATCGAGTGATAGAGGTAAACAAACCCTGCAGTAATGTTTGTGTTCTTGCTAATGGACATATCTGACAGATATTTTTCTGAAATTGTGTATatgtaataaatcagccacaacaAATGATAGAAGTGAAAGTTTATTTAGTTCAGATTACCAGTTATGTCAAAAAGTAATCAATGACAAAATGTGGAATTAAATGATAATCTCGCTGTTGTTCACCATAGTTTGTTGATTGCATCTTCAACGGTACTTGGAGCTCAATTCATGTGCGAGCAACTCAAGGAATTTGTCGACAGCACAGTGGGTTGCTGGAGTGAATGCTGTCAAGTTAATAGCCAGGGTAACTGTGATACAATCAGCCAACAGCTGTAAAAGTGAAAAATTATAAAAATGAGACCCTTAATCTTCTCAACTCATGATTTTACCCATCAAATGAATGTTGGTTGTTTGTATTTTGACTGCTTTGCTGTGTATTGTAATAGCAGGAAAAAGTATTCCCATCTAAACTGAACAAAATTACACTTCTAGACCACTGAAACTTCAACTACATAAAGTTGAAAGTTCATAGTTGCTGATCTAATTACAATATCATAGTTTGTGTAATGACAATGAGGAAGATTCTGTAAAATTGCTACGTACCTGAAAGTTGTGAGGATCCACAAGAAGTTCTTCACCATGTTTCTTGGCAAGACTTTCCAGGTGTTTACTCAGGTTGTCCACGTTATGGGCTGCATCCGCCACAGCCTTCATTACCAGGCAACCATGTTTTCTGACGGCTGGGTCAGAGGCTTTGTAGCCATTGAATTTCGGGAAGTACGTCTTAGCTTGGGGGTGGATCTCAAACAACCTTCACAAACATGGAAAATGAAGGCAGAAATTATTTGCAGACACAATGTACACTACATCTCAGAGGATTAAATCATGTTATTCTTCAGACCAACAATCACATTATTTTGGAAAAACTTCAATTCTATGCAGCAAATGTCTTTGCATATTTGTTACTGGTCTCATTGTGCAAGGGAAGTGCACAGAAATGTTAACGATTA
Encoded here:
- the LOC140735586 gene encoding hemoglobin subunit alpha-like, whose product is MVLSGPNKQVIEELGNLIKANAEAWGADALARLFEIHPQAKTYFPKFNGYKASDPAVRKHGCLVMKAVADAAHNVDNLSKHLESLAKKHGEELLVDPHNFQLLADCITVTLAINLTAFTPATHCAVDKFLELLAHELSSKYR